Proteins from one Pygocentrus nattereri isolate fPygNat1 chromosome 16, fPygNat1.pri, whole genome shotgun sequence genomic window:
- the gemin5 gene encoding gem-associated protein 5 isoform X2 yields the protein MHERVLSASPNWYCSRCSDVNRRGVLGFGAKSTVYLVKVTAASAAVLGELSGHTERVSGFAFCQHDGQESVCATSSDDRSVKIWDIEQKAVLAEHTAHQSTITSIHWSPVEKGLVVSGDEKGIVVCFWHGRNDTHSFFPEPRTIFCLACSPHNENHVAVGYKDGMIALIDISKKGEVIHRLRGHDEEIHALAWCPEPKEEDLYSRPEENTDASNGLAEVGGGYLASGSRDQTLRIWSTARGKGVMTLKLPFLKRRGAGVDPGVKERLWLTVHWPKGRPSQLVSSCFGGELVIWDLTKSGKQKWTLLGSSADGQNHSRIVFNMSSVCVGDRELLISTSMDREIKCWDLASLDCCWTLPTLGGFVYSLSFSPVGTGFLALGVGDNMIRVWNTLSIHNLYDTKTYWQNIKSKVTALAWHPAKEGSLAFGTDDGKVGIYEAYSNKPPQSSSTYHRRTVYSLDWGPPIPPLSFGGSGDKPTYSLYSCGGEGVIYQHDPWKLSAEASNIDKLIRDTNNIKHNLSPHTDFSWKPDGKVLAIGNEDGSIEVLGAPGLKLLCTIQQHHKIINTLRWHHQHSDQPELHCLLASGSSNAVVYIHDLRSAIENPSESPILVTEAFRSLSGHTNKITSLAWSPHHDARLVTVSYDGTAQVWDVLKEEPVCNYRGHSGRLLCVQWSPVDPDLVWTGGDDFTVQEWAVSKQEHARPPKSKRRVELEKKKAPQKKTKKKKKAAGKGGLKTEENESPMGEEEKGGSGADEAQSEDEGEDEERESTTASTVTLSTGLSKDASMDRCVAEKVQNGGKFFMAMKKEVKEERKKEKPELSLKKRKPRSMLPLSTSMDHRPKEELQQDCLTLAAVRHAHGESVNCMPGSGEHIQLGLFTDREALCRMFREEEDSHLEAGHYDSVMYLRLWNGDLVGALHVATEKGELTDHLLSLAPMAGYQVWARTVEAYVKQLCLQEQFLKAASHLVSIHKIYEAISLLKAHQFYREAIALAKARLQPDDPALKDLYVSWAAVLEKDGHYTTAAKCYLAADCNFDAAKVIAKKGDVMSLKTAANLANLAGESNLSHSLSLRCAKELMLSQDWLAAQDILRIQDTLLGHRLVFCVSELLTQRLSVTGVVSWSSASSHAWSKPTEEDFLSAIQRVWQSEFGLATADLDQIKAFHQQLRAIENPSATASMPIKQLLSHVALDVALSVVSQLLGDWASAVEEFLRAVTRGFEVGHFSLMAEMCQLLLPQGLDSVALCKQRLVQGDERSLFVSQSLEAFVCYQLLYKDWWKHSCTSATTTANSLKHTNDHQTPLENGDTNHERETGSQSEAQAAEAIVKSEGFWKVLLSEPHASLQATKRVIQDIQSRVSSLVQQHSRPQEPQPSLGTQPQTHSTDLDDELNSSEGPGDPHNKQRSSVADCESFPALVAQVTEHQKKLAALPDHLKKYSFPDVAECCIVLLYMDKHFGLIPHHLCEKATSLLLKYGTTGSIHKAWQRFTL from the exons AGCACTATCACCTCCATCCACTGGTCTCCTGTGGAGAAGGGTCTTGTAGTGTCAGGAGATGAGAAAGGCATTGTGGTGTGCTTTTGGCATGGCAGGAATGACACCCATAGCTTCTTCCCTGAACCCAGAACCATCTTCTGCTTGGCCTGCTCCCCACACAATGAGAACCATGTCGCAGTTGG GTACAAGGATGGAATGATTGCATTGATAGACATCAGCAAGAAAGGAGAGGTGATCCACCGACTGCGAGGTCATGATGAGGAGATCCACGCTCTGGCTTGGTGCCCTGAGCCCAAAGAGGAAGATCTGTACAGCCGGCcagaagaaaacactg ATGCTTCCAATGGACTGGCAGAGGTAGGAGGAGGCTACCTTGCTTCTGGGAGTCGAGATCAGACACTTAGAATCTGGAGCACAGCCAGAGGCAAAG GTGTTATGACTCTGAAACTGCCTTTTCTGAAGAGGCGGGGGGCAGGAGTGGACCCTGGGGTGAAAGAGAGGCTGTGGCTCACTGTACACTGGCCTAAAGGAAGACCTTCACAATTAGTGTCCAGCTGCTTTGG TGGAGAGCTAGTGATATGGGACCTCACAAAGTCAGGCAAGCAGAAGTGGACATTGCTGGGCAGTTCTGCCGATGGTCAGAACCATAGCCGCATCGTCTTCAACATGAGCTCGGTGTGTGTTGGGGACAGAGAGCTACTGATCAGCACATCCATGGACAGAGAG ATTAAGTGCTGGGATTTGGCCTCTCTGGATTGCTGCTGGACTCTGCCCACTCTGGGAGGTTTTGTATACTCCTTAAGCTTCTCTCCTGTGGGCACGGGCTTTTTGGCATTGGGGGTCGGAGACAACATGATCCGCGTGTGGAACACCCTGTCCATCCACAACCTGTATGACACAAAGACCTACTGGCAGAACATCAAATCCAAAGTAACTGCG TTGGCCTGGCATCCAGCGAAGGAAGGCTCCTTAGCGTTTGGAACAGATGATGGCAAAGTGGGCATCTATGAAGCTTATTCTAACAA GCCTCCACAGAGTTCCAGCACATACCACCGCAGAACAGTGTACTCTCTGGACTGGGGACCCCCCATCCCGCCTCTGTCATTTG GAGGTTCTGGAGACAAGCCCACATACAGTCTATACAGTTGTGGTGGAGAGGGAGTCATCTATCAGCATGACCCCTGGAAGCTGTCGGCAGAAGCCAGCAACATTGACAAGCTCATCCGTGACACGAACAACATCAAA CACAATCTCTCCCCACACACAGACTTTAGCTGGAAGCCAGATGGAAAAGTTTTAGCCATTGGAAATGAGGATGG CTCTATAGAAGTGCTTGGTGCTCCCGGTCTGAAGCTTCTGTGCACCATTCAGCAGCATCATAAGATCATTAACACACTCCGCTGGCACCACCAGCACTCAGACCAACCTGAGCTGCACTGCCTGCTGGCCTCTGGCTCCAGTAACGCTGTTGTTTACATCCATGATCTGCGCAGTGCCATTG AGAATCCTTCAGAGAGTCCCATTCTAGTAACAGAAGCCTTCCGCAGTCTGTCTGGCCACACAAACAAAATCACCAGCCTGGCCTGGAGCCCTCATCACGATGCCCGCCTCGTAACAGTCTCTTACGACGGTACAGCTCAG GTGTGGGATGTGCTGAAGGAGGAACCGGTGTGTAACTACAGGGGTCATAGCGGACGCCTGCTGTGTGTGCAGTGGTCCCCTGTTGACCCTGACCTGGTCTGGACTGGCGGCGATGATTTTACAGTCCAGGAGTGGGCAGTGTCCAAGCAGGAGCATGCCAGACCTCCCAAGA GTAAGAGacgtgtggagctggagaagaaGAAGGCTCCACAGAAGAAaaccaagaagaagaagaaggcagctggAAAGGGTGGACTGAAGACGGAGGAGAATGAATCTCCCATGggagaggaggaaaaaggaGGCAGTGGAGCAGATGAAGCGCAGTCAGAAGACGAAGGCgaggatgaagagagagagagcaccacCGCCTCTACTGTTACACTCTCCACTG GTTTGTCTAAGGACGCCAGTATGGACAGGTGTGTAGCAGAGAAAGTGCAAAATGGTGGGAAATTTTTTATGGCTATGAAGAAGGAGgtaaaagaagaaaggaaaaaagaaaaaccag AGCTgtctctgaaaaagaggaaGCCACGCTCCATGCTGCCTCTCAGCACCTCCATGGATCACCGACCCAAAGAGGAGCTGCAGCAGGACTGCCTTACGCTGGCCGCTGTCAGACATGCACACG GTGAGTCAGTGAACTGCATGCCGGGCTCTGGAGAACACATCCAGCTTGGCCTTTTTACTGACAGGGAGGCCCTCTGCAGGATGTTTCGGGAAGAAG AGGACAGTCATTTGGAAGCGGGTCACTATGACTCGGTGATGTATCTGCGGCTGTGGAACGGAGATCTGGTTGGTGCTCTGCACGTGGCTACAGAGAAAGGAGAGCTGACAGACCATTTGCTGAGTTTAGCGCCCATGG CTGGTTATCAGGTGTGGGCCAGGACTGTAGAGGCATATGTGAAGCAGCTGTGCCTGCAGGAACAGTTCCTCAAAGCCGCCTCCCACCTTGTGTCCATTCATAAGATCTACGAAGCTATCAGCCTCCTCAAAGCCCACCAGTTCTACAG GGAGGCCATCGCACTGGCCAAAGCCCGGCTGCAGCCTGACGACCCTGCGCTGAAGGACCTCTACGTTAGCTGGGCTGCTGTGTTGGAGAAGGATGGACATTACACTACTGCTGCTAAATG CTATCTCGCTGCAGACTGCAATTTTGATGCAGCCAAGGTCATCGCCAAGAAAGGAGACGTGATGTCACTGAAAACGGCCGCTAACCTGGCGAATCTCGCTGGGGAAAGCAACctttcccactctctctccttaaGATGTGCCAAGGAGCTGATGCTGTCGCAAGATTGGCTAGCAGCACAGGATATCCTGAGGATACAGGATACTTTATTG GGTCACAGGCTTGTGTTCTGTGTGAGTGAGCTTCTCACCCAGAGATTGTCAGTCACTGGTGTGGTGAGCTGGAGCTCAGCTTCGTCTCATGCTTGGTCTAAACCCACTGAGGAGGACTTTCTGTCTGCCATCCAGAGAGTGTGGCAGAGTGAGTTTGGCCTGGCTACAGCTGACCTAGACCAGATCAAAGCATTCCATCAGCAGCTGAGAGCCATAGAGAACCCCTCAGCTACTGCGAGCATGCCCATCAAGCAG CTGCTCTCTCATGTGGCTTTGGACGTGGCTCTGTCTGTGGTCAGTCAGCTGCTGGGTGATTGGGCGTCAGCAGTAGAGGAGTTCCTGCGAGCTGTAACTAGAGGATTTGAGGTGGGCCATTTCTCCCTAATGGCTGAAATGTGCCAGCTTCTTCTTCCCCAAG GTCTGGATTCAGTAGCACTCTGTAAACAAAGACTTGTGCAAGGTGATGAGAGGAGCTTGTTCGTGTCCCAAAGCCTGGAGGCTTTTGTCTGTTACCAACTGCTGTACAAAGACTGGTGGAAGCACAGCTGCACTAGCGCCACCACAACCGCCAACAGCCTCAAACACACCAATGATCACCAAACACCATTGGAAAATGGAGACACCAACCATGAGAGAGAAACTGGGTCCCAGTCCGAGGCTCAGGCTGCTGAAGCCATCGTGAAGTCTGAGGGCTTTTGGAAAGTTCTCCTCTCTGAGCCCCATGCCAGCCTTCAAGCCACCAAGAGAGTCATCCAAGACATCCAGAGCAGAGTGTCCAGCCTGGTCCAGCAGCACAGCCGTCCTCAAGAGCCTCAGCCAAGCCTGGGCACACAGCCACAGACACACTCTACTGATCTCGACGATGAGCTAAACAGCTCCGAGGGACCTGGAGACCCGCACAACAAGCAGAG ATCTTCTGTTGCAGACTGCGAGTCTTTCCCTGCGCTGGTTGCACAGGTCACAGAGCATCAGAAAAAGCTTGCCGCTCTCCCCGACCATCTTAAA AAATACTCGTTCCCTGATGTCGCAGAGTGCTGCATTGTCCTCTTATACATGGATAAGCACTTTGGTTTGATTCCACACCATCTTTGTGAGAAGGCTACCAGTTTGTTGCTCAAATATGGAACAACAGGCTCGATCCACAAAGCTTGGCAAAGATTCACTTTATAA
- the gemin5 gene encoding gem-associated protein 5 isoform X1, with product MHERVLSASPNWYCSRCSDVNRRGVLGFGAKSTVYLVKVTAASAAVLGELSGHTERVSGFAFCQHDGQESVCATSSDDRSVKIWDIEQKAVLAEHTAHQSTITSIHWSPVEKGLVVSGDEKGIVVCFWHGRNDTHSFFPEPRTIFCLACSPHNENHVAVGYKDGMIALIDISKKGEVIHRLRGHDEEIHALAWCPEPKEEDLYSRPEENTADASNGLAEVGGGYLASGSRDQTLRIWSTARGKGVMTLKLPFLKRRGAGVDPGVKERLWLTVHWPKGRPSQLVSSCFGGELVIWDLTKSGKQKWTLLGSSADGQNHSRIVFNMSSVCVGDRELLISTSMDREIKCWDLASLDCCWTLPTLGGFVYSLSFSPVGTGFLALGVGDNMIRVWNTLSIHNLYDTKTYWQNIKSKVTALAWHPAKEGSLAFGTDDGKVGIYEAYSNKPPQSSSTYHRRTVYSLDWGPPIPPLSFGGSGDKPTYSLYSCGGEGVIYQHDPWKLSAEASNIDKLIRDTNNIKHNLSPHTDFSWKPDGKVLAIGNEDGSIEVLGAPGLKLLCTIQQHHKIINTLRWHHQHSDQPELHCLLASGSSNAVVYIHDLRSAIENPSESPILVTEAFRSLSGHTNKITSLAWSPHHDARLVTVSYDGTAQVWDVLKEEPVCNYRGHSGRLLCVQWSPVDPDLVWTGGDDFTVQEWAVSKQEHARPPKSKRRVELEKKKAPQKKTKKKKKAAGKGGLKTEENESPMGEEEKGGSGADEAQSEDEGEDEERESTTASTVTLSTGLSKDASMDRCVAEKVQNGGKFFMAMKKEVKEERKKEKPELSLKKRKPRSMLPLSTSMDHRPKEELQQDCLTLAAVRHAHGESVNCMPGSGEHIQLGLFTDREALCRMFREEEDSHLEAGHYDSVMYLRLWNGDLVGALHVATEKGELTDHLLSLAPMAGYQVWARTVEAYVKQLCLQEQFLKAASHLVSIHKIYEAISLLKAHQFYREAIALAKARLQPDDPALKDLYVSWAAVLEKDGHYTTAAKCYLAADCNFDAAKVIAKKGDVMSLKTAANLANLAGESNLSHSLSLRCAKELMLSQDWLAAQDILRIQDTLLGHRLVFCVSELLTQRLSVTGVVSWSSASSHAWSKPTEEDFLSAIQRVWQSEFGLATADLDQIKAFHQQLRAIENPSATASMPIKQLLSHVALDVALSVVSQLLGDWASAVEEFLRAVTRGFEVGHFSLMAEMCQLLLPQGLDSVALCKQRLVQGDERSLFVSQSLEAFVCYQLLYKDWWKHSCTSATTTANSLKHTNDHQTPLENGDTNHERETGSQSEAQAAEAIVKSEGFWKVLLSEPHASLQATKRVIQDIQSRVSSLVQQHSRPQEPQPSLGTQPQTHSTDLDDELNSSEGPGDPHNKQRSSVADCESFPALVAQVTEHQKKLAALPDHLKKYSFPDVAECCIVLLYMDKHFGLIPHHLCEKATSLLLKYGTTGSIHKAWQRFTL from the exons AGCACTATCACCTCCATCCACTGGTCTCCTGTGGAGAAGGGTCTTGTAGTGTCAGGAGATGAGAAAGGCATTGTGGTGTGCTTTTGGCATGGCAGGAATGACACCCATAGCTTCTTCCCTGAACCCAGAACCATCTTCTGCTTGGCCTGCTCCCCACACAATGAGAACCATGTCGCAGTTGG GTACAAGGATGGAATGATTGCATTGATAGACATCAGCAAGAAAGGAGAGGTGATCCACCGACTGCGAGGTCATGATGAGGAGATCCACGCTCTGGCTTGGTGCCCTGAGCCCAAAGAGGAAGATCTGTACAGCCGGCcagaagaaaacactg CAGATGCTTCCAATGGACTGGCAGAGGTAGGAGGAGGCTACCTTGCTTCTGGGAGTCGAGATCAGACACTTAGAATCTGGAGCACAGCCAGAGGCAAAG GTGTTATGACTCTGAAACTGCCTTTTCTGAAGAGGCGGGGGGCAGGAGTGGACCCTGGGGTGAAAGAGAGGCTGTGGCTCACTGTACACTGGCCTAAAGGAAGACCTTCACAATTAGTGTCCAGCTGCTTTGG TGGAGAGCTAGTGATATGGGACCTCACAAAGTCAGGCAAGCAGAAGTGGACATTGCTGGGCAGTTCTGCCGATGGTCAGAACCATAGCCGCATCGTCTTCAACATGAGCTCGGTGTGTGTTGGGGACAGAGAGCTACTGATCAGCACATCCATGGACAGAGAG ATTAAGTGCTGGGATTTGGCCTCTCTGGATTGCTGCTGGACTCTGCCCACTCTGGGAGGTTTTGTATACTCCTTAAGCTTCTCTCCTGTGGGCACGGGCTTTTTGGCATTGGGGGTCGGAGACAACATGATCCGCGTGTGGAACACCCTGTCCATCCACAACCTGTATGACACAAAGACCTACTGGCAGAACATCAAATCCAAAGTAACTGCG TTGGCCTGGCATCCAGCGAAGGAAGGCTCCTTAGCGTTTGGAACAGATGATGGCAAAGTGGGCATCTATGAAGCTTATTCTAACAA GCCTCCACAGAGTTCCAGCACATACCACCGCAGAACAGTGTACTCTCTGGACTGGGGACCCCCCATCCCGCCTCTGTCATTTG GAGGTTCTGGAGACAAGCCCACATACAGTCTATACAGTTGTGGTGGAGAGGGAGTCATCTATCAGCATGACCCCTGGAAGCTGTCGGCAGAAGCCAGCAACATTGACAAGCTCATCCGTGACACGAACAACATCAAA CACAATCTCTCCCCACACACAGACTTTAGCTGGAAGCCAGATGGAAAAGTTTTAGCCATTGGAAATGAGGATGG CTCTATAGAAGTGCTTGGTGCTCCCGGTCTGAAGCTTCTGTGCACCATTCAGCAGCATCATAAGATCATTAACACACTCCGCTGGCACCACCAGCACTCAGACCAACCTGAGCTGCACTGCCTGCTGGCCTCTGGCTCCAGTAACGCTGTTGTTTACATCCATGATCTGCGCAGTGCCATTG AGAATCCTTCAGAGAGTCCCATTCTAGTAACAGAAGCCTTCCGCAGTCTGTCTGGCCACACAAACAAAATCACCAGCCTGGCCTGGAGCCCTCATCACGATGCCCGCCTCGTAACAGTCTCTTACGACGGTACAGCTCAG GTGTGGGATGTGCTGAAGGAGGAACCGGTGTGTAACTACAGGGGTCATAGCGGACGCCTGCTGTGTGTGCAGTGGTCCCCTGTTGACCCTGACCTGGTCTGGACTGGCGGCGATGATTTTACAGTCCAGGAGTGGGCAGTGTCCAAGCAGGAGCATGCCAGACCTCCCAAGA GTAAGAGacgtgtggagctggagaagaaGAAGGCTCCACAGAAGAAaaccaagaagaagaagaaggcagctggAAAGGGTGGACTGAAGACGGAGGAGAATGAATCTCCCATGggagaggaggaaaaaggaGGCAGTGGAGCAGATGAAGCGCAGTCAGAAGACGAAGGCgaggatgaagagagagagagcaccacCGCCTCTACTGTTACACTCTCCACTG GTTTGTCTAAGGACGCCAGTATGGACAGGTGTGTAGCAGAGAAAGTGCAAAATGGTGGGAAATTTTTTATGGCTATGAAGAAGGAGgtaaaagaagaaaggaaaaaagaaaaaccag AGCTgtctctgaaaaagaggaaGCCACGCTCCATGCTGCCTCTCAGCACCTCCATGGATCACCGACCCAAAGAGGAGCTGCAGCAGGACTGCCTTACGCTGGCCGCTGTCAGACATGCACACG GTGAGTCAGTGAACTGCATGCCGGGCTCTGGAGAACACATCCAGCTTGGCCTTTTTACTGACAGGGAGGCCCTCTGCAGGATGTTTCGGGAAGAAG AGGACAGTCATTTGGAAGCGGGTCACTATGACTCGGTGATGTATCTGCGGCTGTGGAACGGAGATCTGGTTGGTGCTCTGCACGTGGCTACAGAGAAAGGAGAGCTGACAGACCATTTGCTGAGTTTAGCGCCCATGG CTGGTTATCAGGTGTGGGCCAGGACTGTAGAGGCATATGTGAAGCAGCTGTGCCTGCAGGAACAGTTCCTCAAAGCCGCCTCCCACCTTGTGTCCATTCATAAGATCTACGAAGCTATCAGCCTCCTCAAAGCCCACCAGTTCTACAG GGAGGCCATCGCACTGGCCAAAGCCCGGCTGCAGCCTGACGACCCTGCGCTGAAGGACCTCTACGTTAGCTGGGCTGCTGTGTTGGAGAAGGATGGACATTACACTACTGCTGCTAAATG CTATCTCGCTGCAGACTGCAATTTTGATGCAGCCAAGGTCATCGCCAAGAAAGGAGACGTGATGTCACTGAAAACGGCCGCTAACCTGGCGAATCTCGCTGGGGAAAGCAACctttcccactctctctccttaaGATGTGCCAAGGAGCTGATGCTGTCGCAAGATTGGCTAGCAGCACAGGATATCCTGAGGATACAGGATACTTTATTG GGTCACAGGCTTGTGTTCTGTGTGAGTGAGCTTCTCACCCAGAGATTGTCAGTCACTGGTGTGGTGAGCTGGAGCTCAGCTTCGTCTCATGCTTGGTCTAAACCCACTGAGGAGGACTTTCTGTCTGCCATCCAGAGAGTGTGGCAGAGTGAGTTTGGCCTGGCTACAGCTGACCTAGACCAGATCAAAGCATTCCATCAGCAGCTGAGAGCCATAGAGAACCCCTCAGCTACTGCGAGCATGCCCATCAAGCAG CTGCTCTCTCATGTGGCTTTGGACGTGGCTCTGTCTGTGGTCAGTCAGCTGCTGGGTGATTGGGCGTCAGCAGTAGAGGAGTTCCTGCGAGCTGTAACTAGAGGATTTGAGGTGGGCCATTTCTCCCTAATGGCTGAAATGTGCCAGCTTCTTCTTCCCCAAG GTCTGGATTCAGTAGCACTCTGTAAACAAAGACTTGTGCAAGGTGATGAGAGGAGCTTGTTCGTGTCCCAAAGCCTGGAGGCTTTTGTCTGTTACCAACTGCTGTACAAAGACTGGTGGAAGCACAGCTGCACTAGCGCCACCACAACCGCCAACAGCCTCAAACACACCAATGATCACCAAACACCATTGGAAAATGGAGACACCAACCATGAGAGAGAAACTGGGTCCCAGTCCGAGGCTCAGGCTGCTGAAGCCATCGTGAAGTCTGAGGGCTTTTGGAAAGTTCTCCTCTCTGAGCCCCATGCCAGCCTTCAAGCCACCAAGAGAGTCATCCAAGACATCCAGAGCAGAGTGTCCAGCCTGGTCCAGCAGCACAGCCGTCCTCAAGAGCCTCAGCCAAGCCTGGGCACACAGCCACAGACACACTCTACTGATCTCGACGATGAGCTAAACAGCTCCGAGGGACCTGGAGACCCGCACAACAAGCAGAG ATCTTCTGTTGCAGACTGCGAGTCTTTCCCTGCGCTGGTTGCACAGGTCACAGAGCATCAGAAAAAGCTTGCCGCTCTCCCCGACCATCTTAAA AAATACTCGTTCCCTGATGTCGCAGAGTGCTGCATTGTCCTCTTATACATGGATAAGCACTTTGGTTTGATTCCACACCATCTTTGTGAGAAGGCTACCAGTTTGTTGCTCAAATATGGAACAACAGGCTCGATCCACAAAGCTTGGCAAAGATTCACTTTATAA